AAGCGTCTTGAAAGTTCCAGTCGGTCATATCAAGACGAATCTGCCAAGTTCCGACGTCATATTCAGTCAGGTTGCGTAAGATGTCATTGCCAAGCCAGAATTCACCACTCAGATTACCAAACCCGACACGATAGTCGGCCCAGTCGCGATAAAAGTCAACACTGCCGTCTTGACGCCTCTGAATGACGATCCAGCCTCCGCCATCAGTCTCCATGTCGCAGTACACTTGCAAACCATCAACAAACCGGGCAGGAAATATTGTAAAGACACCACTCACTTTCTGACCCGCCTCAAGAAGCTCCTGGCAACTGCTGTAACGAGGCACAGAGGAGGCGGTTGTATCGGGGTGTGCATGGGACAGGAAAGGTGTGTCCATATTGCCATCGTAGTACACACTACCAAAGTGTGTAATCAAGTTGTCAGGAAACTGGGCAATGGTGGCATTATTCAGCTCACAAAGGTGATGAATTGCATCATAATTCACCGATTTACAGTTAGGATAATCAGCATGGCAGTTACGAACACAGTGGATACGAGAACTGACGCTTTGCTTACGGTATGAAGACGCCGCAAGTGCCCGGTTT
Above is a genomic segment from Asterias amurensis chromosome 6, ASM3211899v1 containing:
- the LOC139938225 gene encoding ryncolin-1-like gives rise to the protein MLGLLVEFSFLVALFGVSSGAYCDIPPSMHIFMAAENRALAASSYRKQSVSSRIHCVRNCHADYPNCKSVNYDAIHHLCELNNATIAQFPDNLITHFGSVYYDGNMDTPFLSHAHPDTTASSVPRYSSCQELLEAGQKVSGVFTIFPARFVDGLQVYCDMETDGGGWIVIQRRQDGSVDFYRDWADYRVGFGNLSGEFWLGNDILRNLTEYDVGTWQIRLDMTDWNFQDAWFEYGEFRVTGDQYQLNVSSYNTESTAGNVLDSIGIGVRYSHNGMLFTTKDNDNDRRTQPDGNGNELNCGIDVRGVCG